Proteins from a single region of Halorubrum sp. 2020YC2:
- a CDS encoding L-lactate permease: MLPVDPTYAALALLPLALLLFTLVVLRWRAHEAASVGMFAAAAVALTAYGMPAEALAVASGKGVWDAVFVLYVILPALVFYHVIDRADGFEALRTRITEFTDNELFLVLAFGWVFVSFMQSISGFGTPIVVVAPLLLALGVKPVYSVAIPLIGHAWANTFGTLGVAWLALVQVTEMQSVAVTALALAVLLWIPNLVAGFSIAWIYGRTEAVRYAAPMILVISLIHGGGQLAAVTVIPPEFANFFAATVGLLALAPLAAWDRYASATDAIGERLVMAEERSPAAGADGDGTAVADGGAATPADAAEHDDDLMGLPLAALPFAVLAGIAFVTAVVTPLGDALGSLQVGLSFPEISTGLGVVTEATAPYSPFSPLSHPGTFLLVSALAAFLAYRRGGYYENAATRADADRSGFTRAVLATAIPASIAVISFLVMAKLMDHSGQVLVLAEGAASVATPNTYGFLSPLIGSLGAFMTSSNTASNILFGGLQQQTAAQLGGLSEALILGGQSAGGAIGNAISPGNVILGTTAAGVVGREGDVLRVTIPWVAAVGALVGLAIVLLNAAGLLGVA, translated from the coding sequence GTGCTGCCAGTTGACCCGACGTACGCCGCGCTGGCGCTGTTGCCGCTCGCGCTGCTCCTCTTCACGCTCGTCGTGCTGCGCTGGCGGGCGCACGAGGCCGCGTCGGTCGGGATGTTCGCGGCGGCCGCGGTCGCGCTGACCGCGTACGGCATGCCCGCGGAGGCCCTCGCCGTCGCGAGCGGCAAGGGGGTGTGGGACGCGGTGTTCGTCCTCTACGTCATCCTCCCGGCGCTCGTCTTCTACCACGTGATCGACCGGGCCGACGGGTTCGAGGCGCTCCGCACTCGGATCACCGAGTTCACAGACAACGAGCTGTTCTTAGTGCTGGCGTTCGGCTGGGTGTTCGTCTCGTTCATGCAGTCGATATCCGGCTTCGGGACCCCCATCGTCGTGGTCGCGCCGCTGCTGCTCGCGCTCGGCGTGAAGCCGGTGTACTCGGTCGCCATCCCGCTCATCGGCCACGCGTGGGCGAACACCTTCGGCACGCTCGGCGTGGCGTGGCTGGCGCTGGTACAGGTCACGGAGATGCAAAGCGTCGCGGTCACGGCGCTCGCGCTCGCCGTCCTGCTGTGGATCCCCAACCTCGTCGCCGGGTTCTCGATCGCGTGGATCTACGGCCGGACGGAGGCGGTGCGGTACGCTGCCCCGATGATTCTGGTCATCTCGCTGATCCACGGCGGCGGCCAGCTGGCCGCGGTGACCGTCATCCCGCCGGAGTTCGCGAACTTCTTCGCGGCGACGGTCGGGCTGCTCGCGCTCGCGCCGCTCGCGGCGTGGGACCGGTACGCCAGCGCCACCGACGCGATCGGCGAGCGGCTCGTGATGGCCGAGGAGCGGAGCCCCGCGGCCGGCGCGGACGGCGACGGGACCGCGGTGGCCGACGGCGGCGCGGCGACGCCCGCCGACGCGGCCGAACACGACGACGACCTGATGGGCCTCCCGCTCGCGGCGCTGCCGTTCGCGGTACTCGCCGGGATCGCGTTCGTCACCGCGGTCGTGACCCCGCTCGGGGACGCGCTCGGGAGCCTCCAGGTCGGCTTGTCCTTCCCGGAGATATCGACGGGCCTCGGCGTCGTCACCGAGGCGACGGCGCCGTACTCGCCGTTCTCGCCGCTGTCGCACCCGGGAACGTTCCTGCTCGTCAGCGCGCTGGCCGCGTTCCTCGCGTACCGGCGCGGCGGCTACTACGAGAACGCCGCGACGCGTGCCGACGCCGACCGGTCCGGCTTCACGCGGGCGGTACTGGCGACCGCGATCCCGGCGTCGATCGCGGTCATCTCCTTCCTCGTGATGGCGAAGCTGATGGACCACAGCGGGCAGGTGCTCGTCCTCGCGGAGGGGGCCGCGAGCGTCGCGACGCCGAACACCTACGGGTTCCTCTCGCCGCTCATCGGCTCGCTTGGCGCGTTCATGACGTCGAGCAACACGGCGTCGAACATCCTGTTCGGCGGGCTCCAACAGCAGACGGCCGCCCAGCTCGGCGGCCTCTCGGAGGCGCTGATCCTCGGCGGCCAGAGCGCCGGCGGCGCCATCGGGAACGCGATATCGCCGGGGAACGTCATCCTCGGCACGACCGCCGCCGGGGTCGTCGGCCGCGAGGGCGACGTCCTCCGCGTGACGATCCCGTGGGTCGCCGCGGTCGGCGCGCTGGTCGGGCTCGCCATCGTCCTGTTGAACGCCGCCGGGCTGCTGGGGGTGGCCTGA